The following proteins are co-located in the Granulicella pectinivorans genome:
- a CDS encoding aldehyde dehydrogenase family protein, giving the protein MSESGLRKVPTGPGWDAKVQRAWAEEPVAERLKVLRRFRFRMSHRTDDLCRAIDAGTARTPADVRASEILPLLGACEFLEKNAKKILGSRLLSAWTRPIWLWGVSSEIQRVPLGRVLVIGPSNYPLFLPGVQVLQALAAGNAVTWKPGRGGRAVAKLVAEELTAAGLPRELLRLTEESDEAGTAAVAAGADKVFFTGSSETGRAVLRSLAETGTPSVMELSGCSAVVVLPGSDLGRVTAAVVFGLRLNGSATCMAPRRLLVVGRTTSRREALVNRLREALEDVHPVLLDPNVQEKLRTLVEEALDAGALLVGELASIGEAQGPILIVLARPEMRIAQADIFAPVLSVIDVEDAAGVAAAQRASPLALSVSIFGDEQTARRMAGRMTIGTAIVNDVIVPTADPRIPFGGRRGAGFGVTRGAEGLLEMTAVKTVLVRRGRTRRQFEATTERHVWFFEGLILAGHSATWKERLRGVRVLLGAARRMDPEVLSAEPATTEEEANEMREQNVDE; this is encoded by the coding sequence ATGAGCGAAAGCGGGTTGCGCAAGGTCCCAACCGGGCCCGGTTGGGATGCAAAGGTACAAAGAGCATGGGCAGAAGAGCCCGTGGCCGAACGTTTGAAGGTATTGCGTCGCTTTCGCTTCAGGATGTCGCACCGCACCGACGACCTCTGCCGGGCGATCGACGCAGGAACAGCCCGGACGCCGGCGGATGTAAGGGCGTCGGAGATTCTGCCTCTGCTCGGCGCGTGTGAGTTCCTGGAAAAGAACGCGAAGAAGATCCTCGGAAGCCGTCTTCTTTCGGCATGGACGAGGCCCATCTGGCTATGGGGCGTCTCCAGCGAGATCCAGCGCGTGCCGCTGGGCCGCGTGCTCGTGATCGGCCCCTCCAACTATCCCCTCTTTCTCCCCGGCGTCCAGGTGCTGCAGGCTCTCGCAGCGGGCAACGCCGTAACGTGGAAGCCCGGCAGGGGCGGGCGCGCCGTCGCCAAGCTCGTGGCCGAAGAGCTGACGGCCGCAGGGTTGCCGCGCGAGTTGCTGCGGCTTACCGAAGAGTCGGACGAAGCGGGAACGGCGGCAGTCGCCGCGGGGGCCGACAAGGTCTTCTTCACCGGATCGTCCGAGACCGGCCGCGCCGTCCTGCGCTCTCTCGCCGAGACCGGAACGCCCTCCGTCATGGAGCTCTCGGGATGTTCGGCCGTGGTAGTGCTCCCCGGCTCGGATTTGGGCCGCGTGACGGCGGCAGTGGTGTTTGGACTGCGGCTGAATGGCTCGGCCACGTGCATGGCTCCGCGACGCCTTCTTGTCGTCGGCAGGACGACCTCGCGGCGGGAGGCTCTGGTCAACCGTCTGCGCGAGGCCCTCGAAGATGTGCATCCGGTGCTGCTCGATCCGAACGTGCAGGAAAAGCTGCGCACGCTGGTCGAAGAGGCCCTCGACGCCGGCGCGTTGCTGGTCGGCGAACTGGCTTCGATAGGCGAAGCCCAGGGGCCGATCCTGATCGTGCTGGCCCGGCCAGAGATGCGGATTGCCCAGGCCGATATCTTCGCGCCGGTGCTGAGCGTCATCGACGTGGAAGACGCAGCGGGCGTGGCGGCAGCGCAAAGAGCCTCTCCGCTCGCGCTCTCGGTCTCCATCTTCGGCGACGAGCAGACGGCGCGGCGCATGGCCGGCAGAATGACGATCGGCACGGCAATTGTGAACGACGTCATCGTGCCAACGGCCGATCCGAGAATTCCCTTTGGCGGGCGGCGCGGTGCAGGCTTCGGCGTCACGCGGGGCGCCGAGGGTCTGCTCGAGATGACCGCCGTGAAGACAGTACTGGTGCGCAGGGGCCGGACGCGCCGCCAGTTCGAGGCCACCACCGAGAGGCACGTCTGGTTCTTCGAGGGCCTGATCCTCGCGGGGCACTCGGCGACGTGGAAGGAAAGGCTGCGCGGAGTGCGGGTTCTGCTTGGCGCGGCTCGAAGAATGGACCCCGAGGTGTTGTCGGCGGAACCGGCAACGACAGAAGAAGAAGCGAACGAAATGCGGGAGCAAAATGTTGACGAATAG
- a CDS encoding phytoene desaturase family protein, producing MLTNSGQGNNVAVIGSGLAGLAAACTLAARGHKVTVFEKNPWLGGKAAQLSEKGFRFDMGPTILIQPSVLRRVFAEAGKKLEDYITMVRLDPQWRCFFEDGTRLDLMDNADAMAAQLEALWPKMGAGYLKFLEQSEQLHGISDRFFFWRSIGSMMDTMEVKGAFDLKVLRDVMRMRLGKTVAGMIREHIPDANVAQMLDHFVQYVGSSPDASPAILCAIGHMQMEEGIWYPMGGTRAVPEALVKLARELDVTFHTDTDIARILTDAPTSGARAASQVYGVETTKGEKFLFDAVVSNSDAVRTHRELIGGAAGRAFDDKREYEPACSGVVLYLGLNKRYDHLAHHDFVFSRDPHEEFRAIYEEGEPAPDPTCYLAATAATDPTSAPAGGEALYVLVHTPYLRPHHDWKKMFPAYRQVILDKLKRTAGLEDIEERIVFEDALTPQDIHDRYRVLNGAIYGISSHGVFHGAFKPANRSRELDGMYLAGGAAHPGPGMPMVMMSGWIAADSLDKDARGVS from the coding sequence ATGTTGACGAATAGTGGGCAGGGCAATAACGTTGCCGTGATCGGTTCCGGTCTGGCTGGGCTGGCTGCGGCGTGTACGCTGGCGGCACGTGGGCACAAAGTCACGGTGTTCGAGAAGAACCCATGGCTCGGCGGCAAGGCCGCGCAGTTGAGCGAGAAGGGCTTCCGCTTCGACATGGGGCCGACCATCCTGATCCAGCCCTCCGTGCTGCGGAGGGTCTTCGCCGAGGCCGGCAAGAAGCTCGAAGACTACATCACCATGGTGCGTCTCGACCCGCAGTGGCGCTGCTTCTTCGAGGATGGCACCCGGCTCGACCTGATGGACAACGCCGACGCCATGGCAGCGCAGCTTGAGGCGCTCTGGCCGAAGATGGGCGCCGGCTACCTGAAATTCCTGGAGCAGTCCGAGCAGTTGCACGGCATCTCCGACCGCTTCTTCTTCTGGCGCTCCATCGGATCGATGATGGACACCATGGAGGTCAAGGGCGCGTTCGACCTGAAGGTCCTGCGCGACGTCATGCGCATGCGCCTCGGCAAGACCGTCGCCGGCATGATTCGCGAGCATATTCCTGACGCCAACGTCGCACAGATGCTCGACCACTTCGTGCAGTACGTCGGATCCTCCCCCGACGCCTCACCCGCGATCCTCTGCGCGATCGGCCACATGCAGATGGAAGAGGGGATCTGGTATCCGATGGGCGGCACGCGCGCGGTACCGGAGGCGCTGGTCAAGCTCGCCCGCGAACTCGACGTCACCTTCCACACCGACACCGACATCGCCCGCATCCTGACCGATGCCCCCACCAGCGGGGCCAGGGCCGCGTCGCAGGTCTACGGCGTGGAGACCACGAAGGGCGAAAAGTTCCTCTTCGACGCCGTCGTTTCGAACTCCGACGCCGTCCGCACGCATCGCGAACTGATCGGCGGAGCAGCCGGACGAGCCTTCGACGACAAGCGCGAGTACGAGCCGGCCTGCTCGGGCGTCGTGCTGTACCTCGGCCTGAACAAGCGCTACGACCACCTCGCGCACCACGACTTCGTCTTCTCCCGTGACCCGCACGAAGAGTTCCGCGCCATCTACGAGGAGGGCGAGCCGGCTCCCGATCCGACCTGCTACCTCGCAGCCACCGCGGCAACCGATCCCACCTCCGCACCCGCAGGTGGCGAGGCCCTCTATGTTCTGGTCCACACCCCCTACCTGCGCCCGCACCACGACTGGAAGAAGATGTTCCCCGCCTACCGGCAGGTGATTCTGGACAAGCTGAAGCGGACCGCCGGGCTGGAAGACATCGAAGAGCGGATCGTCTTCGAGGACGCGCTCACCCCACAGGACATCCACGACCGCTACCGGGTCTTGAACGGCGCAATCTACGGCATCTCCAGCCACGGCGTCTTCCACGGCGCGTTCAAGCCCGCCAACCGCTCCCGCGAACTGGACGGGATGTACCTCGCGGGCGGCGCGGCGCATCCCGGTCCCGGCATGCCCATGGTGATGATGTCGGGCTGGATTGCAGCAGATTCGTTGGATAAGGACGCGCGGGGCGTAAGCTAG
- a CDS encoding lysophospholipid acyltransferase family protein, which translates to MATAVPRISAPLLLFFRRIVRGYFRRNFHAVRVRGANRFSGATGPLIVYANHGSWWDPMVAFHLADTLMPQRRHYAPMDSEALERYKILGWLGIFGVAMESARGAVQFLRTGEAVLAAGGVLWVTPQGRFVDARMRPLEFKAGLAALASRTGCTVLPLAIEYTFWDERTPECLLQFGEAVHVRKGEALDGVLESALLAAMEELKEASMARSARGFQTLSNGAVGTAGFYALGLRVKAFLQRRKYRAEHTAVGE; encoded by the coding sequence ATGGCCACCGCCGTTCCACGCATCTCTGCGCCTCTGCTCCTGTTCTTCCGGCGGATCGTGCGGGGCTATTTCCGCCGGAACTTCCACGCGGTCCGGGTGCGCGGGGCCAACCGGTTCTCCGGCGCAACCGGCCCGCTCATCGTGTACGCCAACCACGGCTCGTGGTGGGATCCCATGGTGGCCTTCCATCTCGCGGATACCTTGATGCCGCAGCGCAGGCACTACGCACCCATGGACTCCGAAGCGTTGGAGCGCTACAAGATCCTCGGCTGGCTCGGCATCTTCGGCGTCGCCATGGAGTCGGCCCGCGGAGCCGTGCAGTTCCTGCGAACCGGCGAGGCTGTCCTCGCAGCGGGCGGAGTGCTCTGGGTCACCCCGCAGGGCAGGTTTGTCGATGCACGGATGCGCCCCCTGGAGTTCAAGGCAGGCCTGGCCGCGCTGGCATCCCGCACCGGATGCACCGTGCTGCCGCTCGCCATTGAGTACACTTTCTGGGATGAACGAACCCCGGAATGCCTGCTCCAGTTTGGCGAAGCCGTCCACGTCCGGAAGGGAGAAGCCCTCGACGGCGTGTTGGAGTCGGCCTTGCTGGCGGCGATGGAAGAGTTGAAGGAAGCCTCCATGGCAAGAAGTGCCCGGGGCTTCCAGACGTTGAGCAACGGAGCTGTCGGCACGGCTGGTTTTTATGCCCTGGGGTTGCGCGTCAAGGCGTTCCTCCAGCGGCGAAAGTACAGAGCGGAACATACGGCGGTGGGTGAGTGA
- a CDS encoding glycosyltransferase → MIGILIGAGLVCGAIPAALFCANLGRYREPLAAGEPGRISVLIPARDEAAGIAAAVESVLASTGVELEVIVMDDASTDGTGAIVERMAAQDGRVRLERAPLLPAGWNGKQHACWALAHAARYDVLCFVDADVRLQPEALARMAGFLADNGLVSGFPRQVTGTWMEWMLLPLIHFVLLGFLPLDRMRAGTDPAFAAGCGQFLMARREAYFKSGGHAEIRETMHDGLRLPRLFRAAGYRTDLADLTPLATCRMYTTAPQVWNGLAKNATEGIADPWRIAPISAILFLGQVLPFLLVFWTPWALPGIAAAWLPRVLGVQRFKQDWRGALLHPLGIFLLLAVQWYALARKLMGGSVSWKTRAYAGE, encoded by the coding sequence GTGATCGGCATACTGATCGGTGCGGGGCTGGTGTGTGGAGCGATCCCCGCCGCCCTCTTCTGCGCAAATCTTGGACGTTACCGCGAGCCCCTGGCCGCCGGCGAGCCGGGGCGGATCTCGGTCTTGATTCCCGCCCGGGACGAGGCCGCCGGAATCGCCGCGGCAGTGGAGTCCGTGCTGGCCTCGACCGGCGTCGAGCTTGAGGTCATCGTCATGGACGACGCCTCGACCGATGGAACCGGCGCGATCGTCGAACGCATGGCGGCACAGGACGGCCGTGTGCGCCTGGAGCGCGCCCCTCTGCTCCCCGCTGGATGGAACGGCAAGCAGCATGCCTGCTGGGCTCTCGCGCATGCCGCCCGGTACGACGTGCTGTGCTTCGTCGACGCCGACGTCCGCTTGCAACCCGAAGCCCTGGCGCGCATGGCCGGCTTCCTCGCAGACAACGGCCTCGTCAGTGGCTTTCCCCGGCAGGTCACCGGTACATGGATGGAGTGGATGCTTCTGCCGCTCATCCACTTCGTGCTGCTCGGCTTCCTCCCGCTGGACAGGATGCGCGCCGGCACCGATCCCGCCTTCGCCGCTGGCTGCGGACAGTTCCTCATGGCGCGCCGCGAGGCCTACTTCAAGAGCGGCGGCCACGCCGAGATCCGCGAGACGATGCACGACGGCCTTCGTCTGCCACGCCTCTTCCGCGCCGCCGGCTATCGGACCGACCTCGCCGATCTCACCCCACTCGCCACCTGCCGCATGTACACCACCGCGCCGCAGGTCTGGAACGGCCTGGCCAAGAACGCCACCGAAGGCATCGCCGACCCATGGCGGATCGCTCCCATCAGCGCCATCCTGTTCCTCGGCCAGGTGCTCCCCTTCCTGCTGGTCTTCTGGACACCCTGGGCCCTCCCCGGCATCGCCGCGGCATGGCTTCCCCGTGTACTCGGCGTGCAGCGCTTCAAGCAGGATTGGCGCGGAGCCCTGCTGCATCCGCTGGGCATCTTCCTTCTCCTCGCCGTGCAGTGGTACGCCCTGGCGCGAAAGCTCATGGGCGGCAGCGTGAGTTGGAAGACGCGCGCCTACGCAGGCGAGTAG
- a CDS encoding purine nucleoside permease, translating into MIKHVTALLLAFAAASAFAQKPIEIKVVVVSMFEVGNDTGDMPGEYQYWVERQHLDKVYAFPQGYHDLRLNPQTGVLGLLTGMGTAKATASVMALGLDPRFDLSHAYWLVAGIAGIDPHVGSLGSAVWADYLVDGDLGHEIDAREIPPNWPTGHVPLRKSTPYEEPRTDDNGAAFPLNSTLTNWAFNLTKDTKLPDTAEIAERRKAYLPEDADAPAHRPPFVLRGDVLSGQNFWHGKLMSQWAHDWVAYQTDGKGHYAACGMEDTGTMQSLTWLARAGKVDLNRVMVLRTASNYDQQRAGITAAESLAETKITKYGAFMPSLDSAYRVGHVVVDALVVNWAQTREHIPQ; encoded by the coding sequence ATGATCAAGCACGTTACCGCCCTCCTGCTGGCGTTTGCAGCCGCCAGCGCGTTTGCCCAGAAGCCCATCGAGATTAAGGTGGTCGTCGTCTCCATGTTCGAGGTGGGGAACGACACGGGGGATATGCCGGGCGAGTATCAGTACTGGGTGGAGAGGCAGCATCTGGATAAGGTGTATGCCTTTCCGCAGGGGTATCACGACCTGCGTTTGAACCCGCAGACGGGTGTGCTGGGCCTGTTGACCGGCATGGGGACGGCGAAGGCGACGGCGTCAGTGATGGCGCTTGGGCTGGATCCGCGCTTCGACCTGAGCCATGCGTACTGGCTGGTCGCGGGGATTGCGGGGATCGATCCGCATGTGGGTTCGCTTGGTTCGGCGGTGTGGGCGGACTATCTTGTGGATGGCGACCTGGGGCATGAGATCGATGCGCGGGAGATTCCGCCGAACTGGCCGACGGGGCATGTTCCTCTGCGCAAGTCGACTCCGTATGAGGAGCCGCGGACGGACGACAATGGAGCGGCCTTTCCTCTGAACTCCACGCTGACGAACTGGGCATTCAACCTGACGAAGGACACGAAGCTGCCCGATACGGCGGAGATCGCCGAGCGCCGCAAGGCGTATCTGCCGGAGGATGCCGATGCCCCGGCGCATCGGCCACCGTTCGTGCTGCGCGGCGATGTGCTCTCGGGGCAGAACTTCTGGCATGGCAAGCTGATGAGCCAGTGGGCGCATGACTGGGTGGCCTACCAGACGGATGGAAAGGGCCACTATGCGGCCTGCGGGATGGAAGATACGGGGACAATGCAGTCGCTGACCTGGCTGGCGCGCGCCGGGAAGGTGGATCTCAACCGCGTGATGGTGCTGCGGACGGCTTCGAACTACGACCAGCAGAGGGCGGGAATTACGGCGGCTGAGTCGTTGGCGGAGACGAAGATCACGAAGTATGGGGCGTTTATGCCGTCGCTGGACTCGGCATACCGGGTGGGGCATGTCGTGGTGGATGCGCTGGTGGTGAACTGGGCGCAGACACGGGAGCATATCCCGCAGTAA
- a CDS encoding carboxylesterase/lipase family protein, whose protein sequence is MSTSRSLLRLSATVLSLFALASAPLRAADDLTVKVTGGQVAGALTEDGRVEKFLGIPYAAPPVGDLRWKAPQPVVAWEGVKPARDFGNHCMQASAFSDMLFRDPGESEDCLTLNVWAPVKANKLPVMVWIYGGGYQGGSASEGRQDGEALAHRGVIVVSMNYRLGIWGFLVHPELTAESPHRASGNYGLMDQSAALAWVKQNIEAFGGDPGNVTLFGESAGSFSVSTQMASPLSKGLFHKAIGESGGALYASGPQAKTRKEREAIDSAYMLKAFGTTKISELRKLTSEQLKTAIMSKETPGRFGPDVDGYFLPDSVASIYKAGKQAHVPLIAGWNADEGGTKARDMPFEFRAKAEKEFPDKADQFVLLYPSGREVLSRRAANDYAGDKFIAYSTWRWLEAQVKTGGQPVYRYHFELPAPGDKYHKADSGAFHSDEINYVFGTLEHRPEAVWGPEHFVLSEKMGEYWTNFAKTGDPNGPGLPRWPVYGPEDWTVLHLNAIVVAQPDDLRARYLFLDSYWGK, encoded by the coding sequence ATGTCTACGTCCCGTTCCCTGCTCCGCCTTTCGGCCACCGTCCTCTCCCTCTTCGCTCTCGCCTCCGCGCCTCTTCGGGCAGCGGATGATCTGACCGTCAAGGTCACCGGCGGACAAGTAGCCGGAGCGCTGACCGAGGATGGCAGGGTCGAGAAGTTCCTGGGCATCCCCTACGCCGCGCCGCCCGTCGGAGACCTGCGCTGGAAGGCACCGCAGCCCGTCGTCGCCTGGGAAGGCGTCAAGCCCGCCAGGGACTTCGGCAACCACTGCATGCAGGCGTCGGCCTTCAGCGACATGCTCTTTCGCGATCCCGGAGAGAGCGAAGACTGCCTCACCCTCAACGTCTGGGCGCCGGTCAAGGCAAACAAGCTTCCGGTCATGGTCTGGATCTACGGCGGCGGCTATCAGGGCGGCTCGGCATCCGAAGGCCGCCAGGACGGCGAGGCGCTGGCCCATCGCGGCGTCATCGTCGTTTCTATGAACTACCGGCTCGGCATCTGGGGCTTCCTCGTGCATCCGGAACTCACGGCGGAGTCTCCCCATCGCGCCTCCGGCAACTACGGGCTCATGGACCAGTCCGCGGCCCTCGCCTGGGTCAAGCAGAACATCGAAGCCTTCGGCGGCGACCCCGGCAACGTCACGCTCTTTGGCGAGTCGGCCGGATCGTTCTCGGTCAGCACCCAGATGGCCTCGCCGCTCTCCAAGGGGCTCTTCCACAAGGCGATCGGCGAAAGCGGCGGCGCGCTCTATGCAAGCGGGCCACAGGCAAAGACCCGCAAGGAGCGTGAGGCGATCGACAGCGCATACATGCTGAAGGCCTTTGGCACCACGAAGATCTCCGAGCTGCGCAAACTCACCAGCGAGCAGTTGAAGACAGCCATCATGAGCAAGGAGACGCCAGGCCGTTTCGGGCCGGATGTCGACGGCTACTTCCTGCCGGACTCCGTCGCCAGCATCTACAAGGCCGGCAAGCAGGCGCACGTACCCCTCATCGCAGGCTGGAACGCCGATGAGGGCGGCACCAAGGCCAGGGATATGCCCTTCGAGTTCAGGGCCAAGGCCGAGAAGGAGTTCCCGGACAAGGCCGACCAGTTCGTGTTGCTCTATCCCTCGGGACGCGAGGTCCTTTCGCGGCGTGCGGCGAACGACTATGCCGGCGATAAGTTCATCGCCTACTCCACCTGGCGCTGGCTGGAGGCGCAGGTCAAGACCGGCGGGCAGCCTGTCTACCGTTATCACTTCGAACTCCCCGCTCCCGGAGACAAATACCACAAGGCCGATTCCGGGGCCTTCCACTCCGACGAGATCAACTACGTCTTCGGAACGCTGGAGCACAGGCCCGAAGCCGTCTGGGGACCGGAGCATTTCGTGCTGTCGGAGAAGATGGGCGAGTACTGGACCAACTTCGCGAAGACCGGCGACCCAAACGGCCCCGGACTGCCCAGGTGGCCCGTCTACGGACCGGAGGACTGGACGGTCCTGCATCTCAACGCCATCGTCGTCGCGCAGCCCGACGATCTGCGGGCGCGCTACCTCTTTCTCGATTCCTACTGGGGAAAGTAA
- a CDS encoding EAL domain-containing protein: MERARRDVYKRVCLLVAAGAIGGGLALFASLYSILASAQNELTSFASEFLQQDDKVARDIAETLDAGNHSPHPFCSEPDMEFMRELLFKSPYLKDVGRVRDGLFFCSAVAGKLTTPTPFISEKLIKVDGKLVYFGAHLRVAKGHTAEIVSQGTTDAVVSPSVFSDFNRPPMAYTGAILDRNTRQIQQMYTNSSVEMPLHYLLADKIMRKDGVLYYPQCSKTQPDCVLVAMPMDKIWSPHYSSMAGAFAGGSLLGIMLSGVIMVMNRRRRSLGNQLRRALRKKALWVLYQPVVDLDSGSLVGCEALVRWNDENDTPVRPDIFVGIAEELGFVGEITRFVVERVASEIGDLLRANPWFRVSVNLSAMDLADENFIPMLDGILKAKGVAAASVGLELTERSTADRDRTVKVIRELKDRGHVVYIDDFGTGYSSLAYLSELSVDVLKIDQAFTKTIGTDSVTAAIVPQILEMAKALMLKVVVEGVEEQAQADYLEERSSGLQVQGWLFGRPVPSGELRTRVKNEAKLVG; the protein is encoded by the coding sequence TTGGAGCGAGCGAGGCGCGACGTCTACAAGCGGGTCTGTCTCCTGGTGGCCGCGGGAGCCATCGGCGGTGGCCTTGCGCTCTTCGCCTCGCTCTACTCGATCCTCGCATCGGCGCAAAACGAGCTGACCAGCTTCGCGTCGGAGTTTCTGCAACAGGACGATAAGGTAGCCCGCGACATCGCGGAGACCCTCGACGCAGGCAATCACTCGCCCCACCCTTTCTGCTCGGAACCCGACATGGAGTTCATGCGGGAACTCCTGTTCAAATCACCCTATCTGAAGGATGTGGGAAGGGTCCGGGATGGGCTCTTCTTCTGCTCGGCCGTCGCCGGGAAGCTCACGACCCCCACGCCGTTCATCTCCGAAAAACTCATCAAGGTCGACGGCAAGCTCGTGTACTTCGGCGCGCACCTGCGTGTCGCCAAGGGACACACGGCTGAGATCGTGTCACAGGGAACGACGGATGCGGTCGTGAGTCCGTCGGTCTTCTCCGACTTCAACCGACCTCCCATGGCCTACACCGGGGCAATCCTCGACAGGAACACCCGGCAGATTCAGCAGATGTACACCAACTCCAGCGTCGAGATGCCATTGCACTACCTGCTCGCGGATAAGATCATGCGCAAGGATGGCGTACTGTACTATCCGCAGTGCTCGAAGACCCAGCCGGACTGCGTGCTGGTTGCCATGCCCATGGATAAGATCTGGTCGCCGCACTACAGCTCCATGGCGGGAGCATTTGCCGGCGGCTCGCTCCTGGGCATCATGCTCAGCGGTGTGATCATGGTAATGAACCGCAGACGCAGAAGCTTGGGGAACCAGTTGCGGCGCGCCCTCCGGAAGAAAGCCCTCTGGGTGCTCTACCAGCCCGTGGTGGATCTCGACTCCGGCAGCCTGGTGGGGTGCGAGGCGCTGGTCCGGTGGAACGACGAAAACGACACCCCCGTCAGGCCGGATATCTTCGTCGGCATCGCCGAAGAGCTTGGGTTTGTCGGCGAGATCACCCGGTTCGTCGTCGAAAGGGTCGCCTCGGAGATCGGCGACCTGCTGCGCGCCAATCCGTGGTTCCGGGTCTCGGTCAACCTGTCCGCGATGGATCTGGCCGACGAAAACTTCATCCCCATGCTGGACGGAATCCTCAAGGCGAAGGGCGTTGCGGCCGCAAGCGTGGGACTCGAGCTGACGGAGAGATCGACAGCCGACCGGGACAGGACCGTGAAGGTCATTCGAGAGCTGAAGGACCGCGGTCATGTGGTCTACATCGACGACTTCGGTACCGGCTACTCCAGCCTGGCCTACCTCAGCGAGCTGTCGGTGGATGTGCTGAAGATCGATCAGGCCTTCACCAAGACGATTGGCACGGACTCCGTCACCGCCGCGATCGTGCCGCAGATTCTGGAGATGGCCAAGGCCCTGATGCTGAAAGTCGTCGTGGAAGGCGTCGAAGAACAGGCCCAGGCCGACTATCTGGAAGAGCGAAGCAGCGGCCTGCAGGTTCAGGGCTGGCTCTTCGGTCGTCCTGTGCCCTCCGGCGAACTTCGGACCCGGGTCAAGAACGAGGCGAAACTGGTCGGCTAG
- a CDS encoding 7-carboxy-7-deazaguanine synthase QueE produces the protein MHLIELYKSVQGESSFAGLPCIFVRLAGCNLRCAWCDSEYTFTGGKPFTADEIVAQIEALAPCRLVEFTGGEPMLQARELLPLMRRLIDSGYTLMMETSGERPLEDVPVEVHKIVDVKCPGAGAASNSFRMSNLDVLTKRDEVKFVLTNRADYDFARAFIAEHSLRSRVAGILLSPAFSKDPSPLRTTENATLDPRTLVEWMMADGVDARLSLQIHKFIWEPMKKGV, from the coding sequence ATGCATCTCATCGAACTGTACAAATCCGTTCAGGGCGAGAGCTCTTTCGCCGGTCTTCCGTGCATCTTCGTCCGGCTTGCCGGCTGCAATCTGCGCTGCGCGTGGTGCGACTCCGAGTACACCTTTACGGGCGGCAAGCCTTTTACGGCCGACGAGATCGTCGCGCAGATTGAGGCGCTTGCGCCGTGCCGGCTCGTCGAGTTCACCGGCGGCGAGCCGATGCTCCAGGCGCGCGAGCTGCTGCCCTTGATGCGCCGCCTGATCGACTCCGGCTACACGCTGATGATGGAGACCTCGGGCGAGAGACCTCTCGAGGACGTTCCGGTGGAGGTTCATAAGATCGTCGACGTAAAATGCCCGGGTGCGGGAGCTGCCTCGAACTCCTTTCGAATGAGTAATCTGGATGTGTTGACGAAGCGGGATGAGGTGAAGTTTGTCCTCACCAACCGCGCGGACTACGACTTTGCCAGGGCGTTTATCGCGGAGCATTCGCTCCGTTCGCGGGTGGCCGGTATCCTGCTTTCTCCAGCGTTTTCGAAGGATCCAAGCCCTCTGCGGACGACCGAAAATGCCACGCTGGACCCACGCACGCTGGTGGAGTGGATGATGGCCGATGGGGTCGACGCGCGGCTTTCACTGCAGATCCATAAGTTCATCTGGGAGCCCATGAAAAAGGGCGTTTAG
- the queD gene encoding 6-carboxytetrahydropterin synthase QueD yields the protein MFEVTVEAGFSSGHYLRNYRGKCENPHGHNYKVYVTLIGEKLDDTGLLLDFKLLKQVMRPTVEYLDHRMINELEPFVTELNPSAENLAKYFFDQTSTQLHEMTNGRVRVKDCTIYETDTSFARYYA from the coding sequence ATGTTCGAAGTCACCGTAGAAGCCGGTTTCTCCTCCGGCCACTACCTCCGCAACTACCGTGGGAAATGCGAAAACCCCCACGGCCATAACTACAAGGTTTACGTCACCCTCATCGGCGAAAAGCTCGACGACACGGGCCTCCTGCTCGATTTCAAGCTGTTGAAGCAGGTAATGCGCCCGACGGTCGAATACCTCGATCACCGCATGATCAACGAGTTGGAGCCTTTCGTCACTGAATTGAACCCCAGCGCCGAGAACCTCGCCAAGTACTTTTTCGACCAGACCAGCACGCAGCTCCACGAGATGACGAACGGCCGCGTGCGCGTGAAGGACTGCACCATCTACGAGACCGACACCAGCTTCGCCCGTTACTACGCCTAA